One genomic region from Solwaraspora sp. WMMD792 encodes:
- a CDS encoding PaaX family transcriptional regulator C-terminal domain-containing protein, producing MQARSALFDLFGDHLRPRGGRAPVAALVKLLAPLGIAPPAVRTAVSRMVRQGWLQPSRLAAGPGYLLTPKAARRLDEAAARIYRTGRISWDGKFDLLVLDPPGGRRDRQRLCANLSYLGYGMLDEHTWVATRAAGEVDGMLTEAGVRFERFTAAHAAGTAGAAALVRRAWDLTEIGQAYERFVAGQRPKLAKVTVRSDDEEAYAARFQLVHAWRGFLFRDPQLPPALLPERWPGTSAATFFDRHATRLRPAADRYVDKCLELGQRDGGPR from the coding sequence ATGCAGGCACGGTCGGCGCTCTTCGACCTGTTCGGTGACCATCTTCGGCCACGAGGTGGTCGCGCGCCCGTTGCTGCCCTGGTCAAGCTGCTGGCCCCGCTCGGGATCGCGCCGCCCGCCGTACGCACCGCCGTCTCCCGGATGGTCCGGCAGGGATGGCTGCAACCGTCTCGGCTGGCCGCTGGCCCGGGCTATCTGCTGACCCCGAAAGCCGCCCGACGGCTGGACGAGGCGGCCGCCCGGATCTACCGCACCGGCAGAATCAGCTGGGACGGCAAGTTCGACCTGCTGGTGCTCGACCCACCCGGCGGCCGGCGGGACCGGCAACGGCTGTGCGCCAACCTGAGCTACCTCGGCTACGGAATGCTGGACGAGCACACCTGGGTGGCGACCCGGGCCGCCGGCGAGGTCGACGGCATGCTGACCGAGGCCGGCGTACGGTTCGAGCGGTTCACCGCCGCGCACGCCGCCGGCACCGCCGGGGCCGCCGCGCTGGTCCGCCGCGCCTGGGATCTGACCGAGATCGGACAGGCCTACGAGCGGTTCGTCGCCGGGCAGCGACCAAAGTTGGCCAAGGTGACCGTACGCAGCGACGACGAGGAGGCGTACGCCGCCCGGTTCCAGTTGGTCCACGCCTGGCGCGGGTTTCTGTTCCGGGATCCGCAACTTCCCCCGGCGCTGCTGCCGGAACGCTGGCCTGGGACGAGCGCGGCGACCTTCTTCGACCGGCACGCCACCCGGCTGCGCCCGGCCGCCGACCGGTACGTCGACAAGTGCCTGGAGCTCGGCCAGCGCGACGGCGGCCCGCGCTGA
- a CDS encoding enoyl-CoA hydratase-related protein: MTEALIVDRRGAVVTLTLNRPDSLNSLNVELKEALRDALAEVETDPGCRAVVLTGAGRAFCVGQDLREHVETLESGTAEPLDTVREHYNPIATRLAGLSKPVVAAVRGAAAGAGASLAMLADLRIGGPRTSFLMAFANVGLAMDTGASWALPRLVGYPKATELLLLAQPVPAAEAHRIGLLNQLVDDDEQILPVAHELAERLAAGPTVAYGAIKRALSIGASGSLADALAAETQAQSICGATTDHRQATAAFVAKQRPVFDGR; encoded by the coding sequence GTGACCGAGGCACTGATCGTCGACCGTCGGGGTGCGGTCGTCACGTTGACCCTGAACCGACCTGACTCGCTCAACTCGCTGAACGTCGAGCTCAAGGAGGCGCTGCGCGACGCGCTGGCCGAGGTGGAGACCGACCCCGGCTGCCGGGCGGTGGTGCTGACCGGCGCCGGACGGGCCTTCTGCGTGGGGCAGGACCTGCGCGAACACGTCGAGACGCTGGAATCCGGGACGGCTGAGCCGCTGGACACCGTACGGGAGCACTACAACCCGATCGCCACCCGGCTGGCCGGGCTGTCCAAACCGGTGGTCGCCGCGGTCCGCGGCGCGGCGGCCGGTGCCGGCGCCTCGCTGGCCATGCTGGCCGATCTGCGGATCGGTGGGCCACGGACCAGCTTCCTGATGGCGTTCGCCAACGTCGGGCTGGCGATGGACACCGGCGCCTCGTGGGCGTTGCCCCGGCTGGTCGGCTACCCGAAGGCGACCGAACTGCTGCTGCTGGCACAGCCGGTGCCGGCCGCCGAGGCACACCGGATCGGGCTGCTCAACCAACTGGTCGACGACGACGAGCAGATCCTGCCGGTAGCCCACGAACTCGCCGAACGGTTGGCGGCCGGGCCGACCGTCGCGTACGGGGCGATCAAGCGGGCGCTGTCCATCGGCGCTTCCGGTTCGCTGGCCGACGCGCTGGCTGCGGAGACGCAGGCCCAGTCGATCTGTGGTGCCACCACCGACCACCGGCAGGCGACAGCGGCGTTCGTCGCCAAGCAGCGGCCGGTGTTCGACGGGCGCTGA
- a CDS encoding DNA-3-methyladenine glycosylase I, which translates to MTGLSVGADGLARCGWSAGSADYRRYHDQEWGRPVRDDDALYERLTLEAFQSGLSWLTILRKREAFRVAFDGFRIEKVAGYGPADVERLLADAGIVRNRAKIEAAVSNARAVLDLPTGLSELLWRHAPPPRSARLASMDQVPAVTAESTALARALKRHGLRFVGPTTAYALMQATGMVDDHVAGCHVPPPTRPGGPVVVR; encoded by the coding sequence GTGACCGGGCTGAGCGTCGGGGCGGACGGCCTGGCCCGGTGCGGCTGGAGCGCCGGTTCGGCGGACTACCGCCGGTATCACGACCAGGAGTGGGGCCGACCGGTCCGCGACGACGACGCGCTGTACGAACGGCTGACCCTGGAAGCCTTCCAGTCCGGTCTGTCCTGGCTGACGATCCTGCGCAAGCGGGAGGCGTTCCGGGTTGCCTTCGACGGTTTCCGGATCGAGAAGGTCGCCGGGTACGGCCCGGCCGACGTCGAGCGGCTGCTCGCCGACGCCGGCATCGTCCGCAACCGGGCCAAGATCGAGGCCGCCGTGTCGAACGCGCGGGCCGTGCTCGACCTGCCCACCGGCCTGTCCGAGCTGCTCTGGCGACACGCTCCGCCGCCCCGGTCCGCCCGGCTCGCCTCGATGGACCAGGTGCCGGCGGTCACCGCCGAGTCGACCGCGCTGGCCCGGGCGCTCAAACGGCACGGCCTCCGGTTTGTCGGACCCACCACCGCGTACGCGTTGATGCAGGCGACCGGGATGGTCGACGACCATGTCGCCGGCTGCCACGTGCCGCCGCCGACGCGGCCCGGCGGTCCGGTCGTGGTCCGGTGA
- a CDS encoding SRPBCC family protein, with translation MSGPNEAAAGTPGAGEVTATVIIQAPAERVFAAFTAWERQSEWIPFTDVKVVSGDGGEGSLIAAVTAVGPVALRDEMRVVRVDAPYEVRVVHCGTLLRGPGVLRCTQMDHDRTQVVWHEWFHLPGGVAGRMAWPLLWPGSKVSLTQALKKFGRLVETGALP, from the coding sequence GTGAGTGGTCCGAACGAGGCTGCCGCCGGCACCCCCGGAGCCGGAGAGGTGACCGCGACGGTCATCATCCAGGCCCCGGCCGAACGGGTCTTCGCCGCCTTCACCGCCTGGGAGCGGCAGTCCGAGTGGATTCCCTTCACCGACGTGAAGGTCGTCTCGGGCGACGGCGGCGAGGGCAGCCTGATCGCGGCGGTCACCGCGGTCGGTCCGGTGGCGTTGCGCGACGAGATGCGGGTCGTCCGGGTCGACGCTCCCTACGAGGTCCGGGTGGTGCACTGCGGCACCCTGCTGCGTGGCCCGGGGGTGCTGCGCTGCACCCAGATGGACCACGACCGCACCCAGGTCGTCTGGCACGAGTGGTTCCACCTGCCCGGCGGCGTCGCGGGCCGGATGGCCTGGCCGTTGCTCTGGCCCGGATCCAAGGTGAGCCTGACCCAGGCGTTGAAGAAGTTCGGCCGGCTGGTCGAGACCGGGGCACTGCCGTGA
- a CDS encoding DivIVA domain-containing protein: protein MDQFLLVLVAALTVAAVVFGVTVLVTGNDPGLVPVEPDGRAVPLPGTRPLLEHDVSQVRFDTALRGYRMAQVDQALRRAAYDIGYKDELIEVLQSEVAALREGRTEDADQLRRARDAALVPAADLAGTPVAGTSATESGPADGPESAPADGSESGPADGPESALSPTADAAAGPEVRPADGAAR, encoded by the coding sequence ATGGATCAGTTTCTCCTCGTTCTGGTCGCCGCGTTGACCGTCGCCGCAGTCGTCTTCGGGGTCACCGTGCTCGTCACCGGCAACGACCCGGGGCTGGTCCCGGTCGAGCCGGACGGGCGGGCGGTCCCGCTGCCCGGCACCCGGCCGTTGCTGGAGCACGACGTCAGCCAGGTCCGGTTCGACACCGCGCTGCGCGGGTACCGGATGGCGCAGGTCGACCAGGCACTGCGCCGGGCGGCGTACGACATCGGGTACAAGGACGAGTTGATCGAGGTGCTGCAGTCCGAGGTGGCCGCGCTGCGGGAGGGGCGTACCGAGGACGCCGACCAGTTGCGGCGGGCCCGGGACGCGGCCCTCGTGCCGGCCGCCGACCTGGCGGGGACTCCGGTGGCCGGTACGTCCGCGACCGAGTCCGGGCCTGCTGACGGGCCGGAGTCCGCGCCTGCCGACGGGTCGGAGTCCGGGCCTGCCGACGGGCCGGAGTCCGCCCTGTCGCCCACGGCCGACGCAGCCGCCGGGCCGGAGGTCCGCCCGGCGGACGGTGCTGCCAGGTGA
- the folP gene encoding dihydropteroate synthase — MGRTLRLGRRSLAPGDLAVMAIVNRTPDSFFDRGATFAADAALHAVAAAVDAGADIVDIGGVKAGPGTAVDVAEEIDRTVGTIAAVRAAFPDLVISIDTWRAEVAREAVAAGADLLNDTWAGADPRLAEVAAATGAGLICSHTGGTTPRTRPHRAAFDDVVADVVGTVTGLAERAVGLGVRPDGILIDPAHDFGKNTRHSLEVTRRLAELVDTGWPVLVALSNKDFIGETLDLPVDQRLEGTLAATAVSAWLGARVFRAHQVAATRRALDMVASIRGDRPPAVSRRALA; from the coding sequence ATGGGGCGTACGCTGCGGCTCGGCCGACGGTCCCTGGCACCCGGGGACCTCGCGGTGATGGCGATCGTCAACCGTACGCCCGATTCGTTCTTCGACCGCGGCGCGACCTTCGCCGCGGACGCCGCGCTGCACGCGGTCGCCGCCGCGGTCGACGCCGGCGCGGACATCGTCGACATCGGCGGGGTGAAGGCCGGGCCCGGGACCGCCGTCGACGTGGCCGAGGAGATCGACCGTACGGTCGGCACGATCGCGGCGGTCCGGGCCGCCTTCCCGGACCTGGTCATCTCGATCGACACCTGGCGGGCGGAGGTGGCCAGGGAGGCGGTCGCGGCCGGCGCCGACCTGCTCAACGACACCTGGGCCGGCGCGGACCCCCGGCTCGCCGAGGTCGCGGCGGCGACCGGGGCAGGGCTGATCTGCTCGCACACCGGTGGGACCACGCCGCGCACCCGACCGCACCGGGCCGCGTTCGACGACGTGGTGGCCGACGTGGTGGGTACCGTGACCGGCCTCGCCGAGCGCGCGGTCGGTCTCGGGGTACGACCGGACGGCATCCTGATCGACCCGGCGCACGATTTCGGCAAGAACACCCGGCACTCGCTGGAGGTCACCCGGCGGCTCGCCGAACTGGTCGACACCGGCTGGCCGGTCCTGGTCGCCCTCTCGAACAAGGATTTCATCGGCGAGACCCTGGATCTGCCGGTCGACCAGCGGCTGGAGGGCACCCTGGCGGCGACGGCGGTCTCCGCCTGGTTGGGTGCCCGGGTGTTCCGGGCGCACCAGGTGGCGGCGACCCGGCGAGCGCTGGACATGGTGGCGTCGATCCGGGGCGACCGACCGCCGGCGGTGTCCCGCCGGGCGTTGGCCTGA
- a CDS encoding NADH-quinone oxidoreductase subunit A, with protein MQGYLGSYATLGLLLLVGVAFFTVGYGANRLLRPGQPADPVGKRASYECGLDPVGGDWAQAQIRYYVYAFLYVLFAVEAVFLFPWAVIFDRPGFGPVTVAEMGVFVAVLALGILYAWRKNVLRWT; from the coding sequence ATGCAGGGCTACCTCGGCTCGTACGCGACGTTGGGGCTGTTGCTGCTGGTCGGCGTCGCCTTCTTCACAGTCGGCTACGGCGCCAACCGGTTGCTGCGGCCGGGGCAGCCGGCCGACCCGGTCGGCAAACGGGCCAGCTACGAGTGCGGCCTCGACCCGGTGGGCGGCGACTGGGCCCAGGCGCAGATCCGCTACTACGTGTACGCGTTCCTGTACGTGCTCTTCGCGGTGGAGGCGGTCTTCCTCTTCCCCTGGGCGGTGATCTTCGACCGGCCGGGGTTCGGCCCGGTCACCGTCGCTGAGATGGGCGTCTTCGTGGCCGTCCTGGCGCTGGGCATCCTCTACGCCTGGCGCAAGAACGTGCTCCGCTGGACCTGA
- a CDS encoding 2-oxoacid:acceptor oxidoreductase subunit alpha gives MTKQVRQLDRVVIRFAGDSGDGMQLTGDRFTSETAQLGNDISTLPNFPAEIRAPAGTLPGVSSFQVHFADYDILTPGDSPNVLVAMNPAALKANLGDLPRGADIIVNTDEFTRRNLAKVGYATSPLEDGSLDGYAVHPVALTSMTIGALAELSVSKKDAERAKNMFALGLLSWMYSRPYESTIRFLERKFAKRPDLVAANIAAFKAGWNFGETTEDFSVRYEVNPARMRPGTYRNITGNAALSLGLVAAGVRAKLPIFLGAYPITPASDILHELSKHKRFGVVTMQAEDEIAAVGAALGAAYGGALGITTTSGPGVALKGETISLAVALELPLVIVDVQRAGPSTGMPTKTEQADLNMALFGRHGEAPVAVIAPRSPSDCFHAAIEAARIALTYRTPVLLLSDNYVANGSEPWLLPEVDSLPDLQVEFATEANDDDGKTFLPYLRDPQTLARPWAIPGTPGLEHRIGGLEKADRTGDISYDPANHDFMVRTRQARIDAIPVPDVEVEDPDGDARTLVLGWGSTYGPIGAACRALRQRGLSVAQAHLRHLAPLPANLGEVLRSYDRVVIPEMNLGQLAHVIRARYLVDAIGYNQVRGLPFTATELETMLEEVVKNV, from the coding sequence GTGACCAAGCAGGTCCGTCAACTGGATCGGGTGGTCATCCGTTTCGCTGGCGACTCCGGTGACGGCATGCAGCTGACCGGCGACCGGTTCACCTCGGAGACCGCGCAGCTCGGCAACGACATCTCCACGTTGCCGAACTTCCCGGCCGAGATCCGGGCCCCCGCCGGCACCCTGCCCGGGGTGTCCAGCTTCCAGGTGCACTTCGCCGACTACGACATCCTCACCCCCGGTGACTCGCCGAACGTCCTGGTCGCCATGAACCCGGCGGCGCTGAAGGCGAACCTCGGCGACCTGCCGCGCGGCGCGGACATCATCGTCAACACCGACGAGTTCACCCGGCGCAACCTCGCCAAGGTCGGGTACGCCACCAGCCCGCTGGAGGACGGCTCGCTCGACGGGTACGCCGTACATCCGGTGGCGTTGACCTCGATGACCATCGGCGCGCTCGCCGAGTTGTCCGTTTCGAAGAAGGACGCCGAGCGGGCGAAGAACATGTTCGCGCTGGGTCTGCTCTCCTGGATGTACTCCCGGCCGTACGAGTCCACCATCCGGTTCCTGGAGCGCAAGTTCGCCAAGCGTCCGGATCTGGTAGCGGCGAACATCGCCGCGTTCAAGGCCGGCTGGAACTTCGGCGAGACCACCGAGGACTTCTCGGTGCGCTACGAGGTCAACCCGGCCCGGATGCGCCCGGGCACGTACCGCAACATCACCGGCAACGCGGCGCTGTCGCTGGGGCTGGTGGCCGCCGGGGTCCGGGCCAAGCTGCCGATCTTCCTCGGCGCCTACCCGATCACACCGGCCTCGGACATCCTGCACGAGTTGAGCAAGCACAAGCGGTTCGGTGTGGTCACCATGCAGGCCGAGGACGAGATCGCCGCGGTCGGCGCGGCGCTCGGCGCGGCGTACGGCGGCGCTCTCGGCATCACCACCACCTCCGGGCCCGGCGTGGCGCTCAAGGGCGAGACCATCTCGCTCGCCGTCGCGTTGGAGCTGCCGCTGGTGATCGTCGACGTGCAGCGGGCCGGGCCGTCCACCGGCATGCCGACCAAGACCGAGCAGGCCGACCTGAACATGGCGCTGTTCGGCCGGCACGGCGAGGCACCGGTCGCGGTGATCGCGCCGCGCTCACCGTCGGACTGCTTCCACGCCGCCATCGAGGCGGCCCGGATCGCACTCACCTACCGCACCCCGGTGCTGCTGCTGTCCGACAACTACGTGGCCAACGGTTCCGAGCCGTGGCTGCTGCCCGAGGTCGACTCCCTGCCCGACCTGCAGGTCGAGTTCGCCACCGAGGCCAACGACGACGACGGCAAGACCTTCCTGCCGTACCTGCGCGATCCGCAGACGCTGGCCCGGCCGTGGGCGATCCCCGGCACCCCCGGCCTGGAGCACCGCATCGGCGGTCTGGAGAAGGCCGACCGCACCGGCGACATTTCCTACGACCCGGCGAACCACGACTTCATGGTGCGGACCAGGCAGGCCCGGATCGACGCGATCCCGGTGCCGGACGTCGAGGTGGAGGATCCGGACGGCGACGCCCGGACGCTGGTGCTCGGCTGGGGGTCGACGTACGGGCCGATCGGTGCCGCTTGCCGGGCGTTGCGCCAGCGTGGCCTGTCGGTCGCCCAGGCGCATCTGCGGCACCTGGCACCGCTGCCAGCCAACCTCGGCGAGGTGCTGCGCAGCTACGACCGGGTGGTGATTCCGGAGATGAACCTCGGTCAACTGGCCCACGTGATCCGGGCCCGTTACCTGGTCGACGCGATCGGTTACAACCAGGTCCGTGGCCTGCCGTTCACCGCCACGGAGCTGGAAACCATGCTGGAAGAGGTCGTGAAGAATGTCTGA
- a CDS encoding 2-oxoacid:ferredoxin oxidoreductase subunit beta, whose protein sequence is MSEPARNGRPGGTPVAVKLTAKDFKSDQEVRWCPGCGDYAILAAVQSFMPELNMPRERIVFVSGIGCSSRFPYYMNTYGMHSIHGRAPAIATGLSVSRPDLSVWVVTGDGDALSIGGNHLIHALRRNVNLKILLFNNRIYGLTKGQYSPTSELGKITKSTPVGSADSPFNPLSLALGAEATFVARTIDSDRKHLQSVLRAAAEHQGSAFVEIYQNCNIFNDGAFEQLKEPATRDDYLIRLEHGQPITFGADGQFCVVHPPGGFGLEVRETASVPAEQIVVHDATIAEPAYAFALSRLPAADLRNTPIGVFRSVSRPSYDSLIQTQVEQARAAAEGTPEEQLAGLLRSGDTWSIN, encoded by the coding sequence ATGTCTGAGCCCGCCCGCAACGGACGCCCCGGCGGTACGCCGGTGGCGGTCAAGCTCACCGCCAAGGACTTCAAGTCCGACCAGGAGGTGCGCTGGTGCCCCGGGTGCGGTGACTACGCGATCCTCGCCGCGGTGCAGTCATTCATGCCGGAGCTGAACATGCCCCGGGAGCGGATCGTCTTCGTCTCCGGCATCGGCTGCTCGTCGCGCTTCCCGTACTACATGAACACGTACGGCATGCACTCCATCCACGGCCGGGCGCCGGCGATCGCCACCGGCCTGTCGGTGTCCCGCCCGGACCTGTCGGTCTGGGTGGTGACCGGGGACGGTGACGCGCTGTCGATCGGCGGCAACCACCTGATCCACGCGCTGCGCCGCAACGTCAACCTCAAGATCCTGCTGTTCAACAACCGGATCTACGGGCTGACCAAGGGGCAGTACTCGCCGACCTCCGAGCTGGGCAAGATCACAAAGTCGACGCCGGTCGGCTCGGCCGACTCGCCGTTCAACCCGCTGTCGCTGGCCCTCGGCGCCGAGGCGACGTTCGTCGCCCGGACCATCGACTCCGACCGTAAGCATCTGCAGTCGGTGCTGCGTGCCGCCGCCGAGCATCAGGGTTCGGCGTTCGTGGAGATCTACCAGAACTGCAACATCTTCAACGACGGCGCGTTCGAGCAGTTGAAGGAGCCGGCGACCCGGGACGACTACCTGATCCGGCTGGAGCACGGTCAGCCGATCACTTTCGGGGCCGACGGGCAGTTCTGCGTGGTCCACCCACCCGGCGGCTTCGGGCTGGAGGTCCGCGAGACCGCGTCGGTGCCGGCCGAGCAGATCGTGGTGCACGACGCCACGATCGCCGAGCCCGCCTACGCGTTCGCGCTGTCCCGGCTGCCCGCCGCCGATCTGCGCAACACGCCCATCGGGGTGTTCCGCAGCGTGTCGCGCCCCAGCTACGACAGCCTGATCCAGACCCAGGTCGAGCAGGCCCGGGCGGCGGCCGAGGGCACCCCGGAGGAGCAGTTGGCCGGGCTGCTGCGCAGCGGCGACACCTGGTCGATCAACTGA
- a CDS encoding potassium channel family protein: MIHFPAVRQGPLRALSLRLMAAVGLVLGVVAVVYADRDGYRDANGDGVSLLDSFYYAVVSLSTTGYGDIAPVTEAARLVNVLIITPARVVFLIILVGTTLEVLTEQYRTNLRLTRWRKNVKDHVIICGYGTKGRSAVSALLENGFDKQHIVVVESSGIALRQATSAGLVAIEGSATRSSVLNEAHVKHAKAVIIATDSDDASVLVTLTVRQLTAGKVRIIAAAREAENAPLLRQSGAHHVIVSSATAGRLLGLSTSAPPLIDVVEDLLTPGQGMALAMRSANRDEVGTSPRQLANLVIALIRRGRVVSLADPDSVKIETGDLLVYVRDDRTSASTPSVG; the protein is encoded by the coding sequence GTGATTCACTTTCCCGCCGTTCGGCAGGGGCCGCTGCGGGCACTGAGTCTGCGGCTGATGGCGGCGGTCGGACTGGTGCTCGGCGTGGTGGCCGTGGTGTACGCCGACCGCGACGGCTACCGGGACGCCAACGGCGACGGCGTCTCGCTGCTCGACAGCTTCTACTACGCGGTGGTCAGCCTCTCCACCACCGGGTACGGCGACATCGCTCCGGTCACCGAGGCGGCCCGGCTGGTCAACGTCCTGATCATCACGCCCGCCCGAGTGGTCTTCCTGATCATCCTGGTCGGCACCACCCTGGAGGTGCTCACCGAGCAGTACCGGACGAACCTTCGACTGACCCGGTGGAGAAAGAACGTGAAGGACCACGTGATCATCTGCGGCTACGGCACCAAGGGCCGTAGCGCCGTCTCCGCGCTGCTGGAGAACGGCTTCGACAAGCAGCACATCGTCGTCGTGGAGAGCAGCGGGATCGCCCTGCGGCAGGCGACCTCCGCCGGGCTGGTGGCCATCGAAGGATCGGCCACCCGGTCGTCGGTGCTCAACGAGGCGCACGTCAAGCACGCCAAGGCGGTGATCATCGCGACCGACAGCGACGACGCCTCGGTCCTGGTCACGCTGACCGTCCGGCAGTTGACCGCCGGGAAGGTACGGATCATCGCCGCCGCCCGGGAGGCGGAGAACGCGCCGCTGCTGCGGCAGAGCGGTGCGCACCATGTCATCGTCTCGTCCGCCACCGCGGGCCGGCTGCTCGGCCTGTCCACCTCGGCACCGCCGTTGATCGACGTGGTCGAGGATCTGCTCACCCCGGGACAGGGGATGGCGCTGGCGATGCGTTCGGCGAACCGCGACGAGGTGGGCACCTCACCGCGGCAACTGGCCAACCTGGTGATCGCGCTGATCCGGCGCGGTCGAGTGGTGTCGCTCGCCGACCCGGACAGCGTCAAGATCGAGACAGGTGACCTACTGGTCTATGTCCGCGACGACCGGACCTCGGCCAGCACACCGTCGGTCGGCTGA
- a CDS encoding phospholipase, whose product MSRRLTTLLTAALLGLTAALGSAGPAAAVPADKPAVLSSWTQTSASSYSAWNSARLNQGAWAAYQFDWSTDYCSSSPDNPLGFDFRLSCHRHDFGYRNYKAIGQFSANKARVDSAFYEDLKRACARYSSFVRPACLSLAWTYYQAVRIFGAPVVNAADLERARQLQAAGPRLAGTD is encoded by the coding sequence ATGTCCCGACGCCTGACCACCCTGCTCACCGCCGCACTACTCGGCCTCACCGCCGCCCTCGGCTCGGCCGGCCCGGCCGCCGCCGTGCCCGCCGACAAGCCTGCGGTGCTGTCCAGCTGGACCCAGACCAGCGCGAGCAGCTACAGCGCCTGGAACTCGGCCCGGCTCAACCAGGGAGCCTGGGCCGCCTACCAGTTCGACTGGTCGACCGACTACTGCTCGTCCAGCCCGGACAACCCGCTCGGCTTCGACTTCCGGCTCTCCTGCCACCGGCACGACTTCGGCTACCGCAACTACAAGGCGATCGGCCAGTTCTCCGCCAACAAGGCACGGGTGGACAGCGCCTTCTACGAGGACCTCAAGCGGGCGTGTGCCCGCTACAGCAGCTTCGTCCGGCCTGCCTGCCTGAGCCTCGCCTGGACGTACTACCAGGCGGTGCGCATCTTCGGCGCGCCGGTCGTGAACGCCGCCGACCTGGAGCGGGCCCGGCAACTGCAGGCCGCCGGGCCGCGGCTGGCCGGCACCGACTGA